The following coding sequences are from one Deltaproteobacteria bacterium window:
- the tig gene encoding trigger factor — protein MTETCIKFEDLSQIKKKMYFEVPWMEVEKELDKVYDNLNKTAKIKGFRQGKIPRKILETYYKDHAENDAAANIIARQYQETMDSRKLRPAGYPSVDHKGFTKDEMFAFNVAVEIEPDFEPKDYVGLELEKTDPEVTEEAIDEKIEKLRHLYSYMEDVAEDRGIQKGDFTAIQFEGTLDGQAIKEMTSENYFLEIGSGQFIDDFEDKLTGMKRGETRVFDVTFPENYHAEHVAGRNVEFTVTLKDHKIRKLPELDENFIKNFERFNTMAELREELRKELDIELANKSNADLRECMIDRLIANNDLEVPSIMTGHQLEQMVMEASRRWKASGMPNERAKELAEGMRENMRPEAEKIVKAGMILRAIAAKESIEVQESEIEERIKGLAGYYAQDYEQIKKKFENAHMVEDLESEILMAKVIDFLESKSVITVAKKTADI, from the coding sequence GTGACTGAAACATGTATCAAATTTGAGGATTTAAGCCAGATTAAAAAAAAGATGTACTTCGAAGTTCCATGGATGGAAGTGGAAAAAGAATTGGACAAGGTTTACGACAACCTGAACAAAACGGCCAAGATCAAGGGTTTCCGCCAGGGCAAAATTCCCCGGAAGATTTTGGAGACCTATTATAAAGATCATGCGGAAAATGACGCCGCCGCAAACATCATTGCCAGGCAGTATCAGGAAACCATGGACAGCCGCAAACTGCGCCCCGCGGGATATCCCAGCGTCGATCACAAGGGCTTTACGAAGGATGAAATGTTTGCGTTTAACGTGGCCGTCGAAATTGAACCGGATTTCGAACCAAAAGATTATGTCGGTCTGGAACTGGAGAAGACGGATCCGGAAGTCACGGAAGAGGCGATTGACGAGAAAATCGAAAAATTGCGCCATCTCTACAGCTACATGGAGGATGTCGCCGAGGACCGCGGCATTCAGAAAGGCGATTTCACGGCCATTCAGTTCGAGGGGACCCTTGACGGCCAGGCGATCAAGGAGATGACGTCTGAAAATTATTTCCTGGAGATCGGATCAGGTCAATTTATTGACGATTTCGAGGATAAATTGACGGGAATGAAGAGGGGGGAAACCCGGGTCTTCGACGTGACCTTCCCCGAAAATTATCATGCGGAACACGTCGCAGGCAGGAATGTTGAATTTACAGTGACCCTGAAGGATCATAAAATACGTAAACTGCCGGAGCTTGACGAAAACTTTATCAAGAACTTCGAACGGTTCAACACCATGGCGGAACTTCGTGAGGAACTGAGGAAGGAACTGGACATCGAACTGGCGAATAAATCCAACGCCGACCTGAGAGAATGCATGATCGACCGGTTGATCGCCAACAACGATCTCGAGGTGCCCTCCATCATGACGGGCCACCAACTGGAACAAATGGTGATGGAGGCGAGCCGACGCTGGAAAGCGAGCGGTATGCCAAATGAGAGGGCCAAGGAACTGGCCGAAGGGATGCGTGAAAATATGAGGCCCGAGGCGGAAAAGATCGTCAAGGCCGGCATGATTTTAAGGGCCATCGCGGCAAAGGAAAGTATCGAGGTTCAAGAGTCGGAAATAGAAGAGCGGATTAAGGGCCTTGCCGGGTATTACGCCCAGGACTATGAACAGATAAAGAAAAAATTCGAAAACGCCCACATGGTGGAGGATCTGGAAAGCGAGATCCTCATGGCCAAGGTAATCGATTTTCTTGAAAGCAAGTCGGTCATCACAGTGGCCAAAAAAACGGCGGATATTTAG
- a CDS encoding lytic transglycosylase domain-containing protein, translating to MIGKWYRRFLVAVLCLSPLYATSTFADIYKFIDDDGVTHLTNIPTESNRNYILLIKEKRVIMKVKGDVAQYDDIIRKASEKYDVDYALIKAVIKAESNFNHRAVSPVGAQGLMQLMPKTASSLNVQDSFHPENNINGGVRYLRYLLRLFNGNLSLALAAYNAGEGAVARYNNRIPPYPETQTYVQRVLQYLEQYRNLSRN from the coding sequence ATGATCGGAAAATGGTATCGGCGCTTCCTCGTTGCGGTGCTTTGCCTGTCGCCGTTATACGCGACATCGACCTTCGCCGATATTTACAAATTCATCGACGATGACGGGGTCACCCACCTCACCAACATACCGACGGAAAGCAACCGGAATTACATCCTTTTGATCAAGGAAAAGCGGGTGATCATGAAAGTCAAAGGCGATGTGGCGCAATACGATGACATAATAAGGAAGGCGTCGGAGAAGTATGATGTCGATTACGCTCTTATCAAAGCCGTGATCAAGGCTGAATCGAACTTCAATCACCGGGCCGTTTCCCCCGTCGGCGCGCAGGGACTCATGCAGCTCATGCCGAAAACAGCCTCGTCCCTCAATGTGCAGGATTCATTTCACCCGGAGAACAACATCAACGGGGGGGTCCGCTACCTCCGTTATCTCCTGCGCCTGTTCAACGGGAACCTCTCCTTGGCCCTTGCCGCCTACAATGCGGGGGAAGGGGCCGTGGCCCGATACAACAACCGCATCCCGCCCTACCCGGAAACGCAGACCTACGTTCAGCGTGTTCTCCAGTACCTGGAACAATACCGCAACCTGAGCAGGAATTGA
- a CDS encoding helix-hairpin-helix domain-containing protein, with amino-acid sequence MKPRLLLGGTTLLLLLLLVQSVSSLMKNQTRDVPFQVRGEETAAVELVVEDEEQGIYFFPRGKTMAACLSGINPQWEGGETTAVTPGMSVRIRGNRLRDVTDMSPHKAMALGIPSDINRMSREEMMLVPGIGEKTSTSIVAYIQSRGCIRDLSELSAIRGIKERKIARMRPYLTTRPETCGGALTEAIP; translated from the coding sequence ATGAAACCCCGTCTTCTACTCGGCGGCACGACACTGCTTCTTTTACTGCTTCTGGTGCAGTCCGTTTCCTCCCTGATGAAGAATCAGACGAGGGACGTCCCCTTCCAGGTCAGGGGGGAAGAAACGGCGGCGGTCGAGCTGGTCGTGGAAGACGAGGAACAGGGCATATACTTTTTCCCCCGCGGAAAAACCATGGCGGCATGCCTGTCGGGCATAAACCCCCAATGGGAGGGGGGTGAAACGACCGCCGTCACCCCCGGCATGTCCGTCCGGATCCGGGGAAACCGTCTGCGCGACGTTACGGATATGTCCCCCCACAAGGCCATGGCCCTGGGCATCCCCAGCGACATCAACCGGATGTCACGAGAGGAGATGATGCTCGTTCCCGGGATCGGCGAAAAAACATCCACATCCATTGTAGCCTACATCCAGAGCCGGGGCTGTATCCGTGATCTGTCGGAACTGAGCGCGATCCGGGGCATCAAGGAACGGAAGATCGCCAGGATGAGACCGTACCTGACCACCAGGCCGGAAACCTGCGGGGGTGCCCTCACCGAGGCGATTCCCTGA
- a CDS encoding aspartate kinase: protein MALIVQKYGGTSVANIEKIEKVAQKIIRTKQAGHDVVVVLSAMAGETDRLIEMAQKAADPPDAREFDSLISTGEQVTISILSMVLNRLGYPARSFLGFQAGVHTDNAFNKARILDVDARVLQDELEKGTIAVVAGFQGIDAGNSITTLGRGGSDTTAVALAAILKADACDIYTDVDGVYTTDPNICSNARRLDRITYDEMLEMARAGAKVLQPRSVELAKKYNVPLYVKPNFSDEAGTLVTKEDTSMDMEKEVVSGVTYDKDQAKVTIVHVPDRPGTAAQLLSPLAENNIVLDMIIQNASIDGYTDLTFTVSRKEIGQARRLIEDAARKIGADKVEVDENVSKVSIVGVGMISHSGVAAKMFDTLAKEGINILMISTSEIKISCAIQSRYTELAVSILHDVFCVPKKS, encoded by the coding sequence ATGGCTTTGATTGTACAGAAATATGGTGGAACGTCTGTCGCCAACATCGAAAAGATCGAAAAGGTCGCACAGAAAATCATCAGAACCAAGCAGGCGGGCCATGATGTGGTCGTTGTCCTGTCAGCCATGGCGGGTGAGACGGACCGCCTCATTGAAATGGCCCAGAAGGCGGCGGACCCGCCTGACGCGCGAGAGTTCGATTCCTTGATATCAACGGGGGAACAGGTTACCATATCCATTCTGTCCATGGTCCTGAATCGTCTCGGTTATCCCGCCCGATCCTTTCTCGGGTTTCAGGCCGGGGTACACACGGACAACGCCTTTAACAAGGCCAGGATTCTGGATGTGGACGCGCGTGTCTTGCAGGATGAACTGGAGAAGGGAACGATTGCCGTCGTTGCCGGTTTTCAGGGGATCGACGCGGGCAACAGCATCACGACCCTCGGACGCGGCGGGTCGGACACCACGGCCGTGGCCCTGGCGGCGATTCTCAAGGCGGATGCGTGCGATATTTATACGGATGTGGACGGCGTCTATACGACGGATCCCAATATCTGCAGCAATGCCAGGCGACTCGATCGAATCACGTATGACGAGATGCTGGAGATGGCCAGGGCGGGCGCCAAGGTGCTGCAGCCCCGTTCCGTCGAGCTGGCAAAAAAATATAATGTCCCCCTCTATGTGAAACCGAACTTTTCCGATGAAGCGGGGACCCTGGTGACCAAGGAGGATACGAGTATGGATATGGAAAAAGAAGTGGTGTCGGGTGTGACCTATGACAAGGATCAGGCAAAAGTGACCATCGTCCATGTGCCGGATCGTCCCGGTACCGCGGCGCAGCTCCTCTCCCCCCTCGCGGAAAACAACATCGTTCTGGATATGATTATCCAGAACGCGAGCATAGACGGATACACGGATTTGACCTTCACCGTTTCGAGGAAGGAAATCGGGCAGGCACGCAGGCTCATCGAGGACGCGGCCCGGAAAATCGGCGCGGATAAAGTGGAGGTGGATGAAAACGTGTCCAAGGTCTCCATTGTCGGCGTCGGCATGATCAGCCATTCCGGCGTGGCGGCGAAAATGTTCGATACCCTGGCCAAAGAGGGGATCAACATCCTGATGATCAGCACATCGGAAATAAAGATATCCTGCGCCATCCAGTCCAGGTACACGGAGCTGGCCGTCTCTATCCTTCACGATGTGTTCTGCGTACCCAAAAAATCATGA
- the tsaE gene encoding tRNA (adenosine(37)-N6)-threonylcarbamoyltransferase complex ATPase subunit type 1 TsaE — translation MTKRTCEVRTLGEGETIRLGEAIGECLGPGDVVGLIGDLGAGKTCMAKGLARSLGVSDCYEITSPTFTIINEYPGRMTLRHVDAYRLETSREMIDAGFEDFFDDGGVVVVEWAEKIRDILPGDTLFVNFEYFDESTRIIRISGDESVIGQILEKYRRERE, via the coding sequence ATGACAAAGAGAACATGCGAAGTCAGAACCCTCGGTGAAGGGGAAACCATACGCCTCGGCGAAGCGATCGGCGAATGCCTGGGCCCGGGAGACGTTGTCGGACTGATCGGGGATTTGGGCGCCGGCAAGACCTGTATGGCCAAGGGCCTGGCGAGAAGTCTCGGCGTGTCCGATTGTTATGAAATCACAAGCCCCACCTTCACCATCATCAACGAGTATCCGGGGCGGATGACTCTCCGGCATGTCGATGCCTACCGACTGGAAACATCCCGTGAAATGATCGATGCGGGGTTTGAGGATTTCTTCGACGACGGAGGCGTTGTGGTGGTGGAATGGGCGGAAAAAATACGGGATATCCTGCCCGGGGATACCCTTTTTGTCAATTTTGAGTATTTCGATGAGTCAACGCGGATCATCAGAATATCCGGTGACGAGTCCGTTATCGGGCAAATTCTGGAAAAATACCGGCGCGAACGGGAATAG
- the folP gene encoding dihydropteroate synthase — protein MSSPEHRVFRVGILSQTSDEAFMELLKAVGVDPPGRERLLPKMRHFNILLQDVECRAANVIKQEMLALGGDAAVARGTVSCSIPSTDVILMGTAKQILLFAGRIRRQPFGLTFLSAELEQRLAHYHRTDFVLATGKRKIPLGDGTRVMGVVNVTPDSFSGGGREMMSTHEAIDLALAQEEAGADFIDIGGESSRPGAEGVSASEELKRVLPVIDGLRGRLGVPVSIDTMKAEVAREAVAAGAEIVNDISAMTGDPVMAAVVSDTGAAVILMHMRGVPRTMQSGPIVYSNLMAEIIAYLSDRIDHARAQGIAMDRIMVDPGVGFGKTVQDNLAIVRRLSELKILGAPILVGVSRKSFIGAVTGVEAPAERTEGTAAALTASIMGGAHVVRVHDVAETARVVVMTDAIMRGRFTA, from the coding sequence ATGTCTTCACCAGAACACCGGGTTTTCCGGGTTGGAATCCTGTCACAGACCAGCGATGAGGCGTTCATGGAGCTCCTGAAGGCCGTCGGCGTCGATCCACCCGGCAGGGAACGGCTGCTCCCCAAAATGAGGCATTTCAATATCCTCCTTCAAGATGTCGAATGCCGGGCGGCCAATGTCATCAAACAGGAAATGCTCGCCCTCGGGGGGGACGCCGCCGTCGCGAGAGGGACCGTCTCCTGCAGCATCCCTTCAACCGATGTCATCCTCATGGGAACGGCAAAGCAGATCCTTCTGTTCGCCGGGCGGATCAGGAGGCAACCCTTCGGCCTGACTTTTCTGTCGGCAGAACTGGAACAACGCCTGGCCCATTATCACCGCACCGATTTTGTTCTTGCAACGGGAAAAAGAAAAATTCCCCTGGGGGACGGAACCCGGGTGATGGGCGTCGTGAATGTCACACCCGATTCCTTTTCCGGCGGGGGACGGGAGATGATGTCCACCCACGAGGCGATTGATCTGGCCCTGGCCCAGGAAGAGGCGGGGGCGGACTTTATCGATATCGGCGGCGAATCATCCCGCCCCGGCGCCGAGGGCGTTTCGGCGTCGGAGGAGTTGAAGCGGGTCCTTCCCGTGATCGACGGGTTGCGGGGGAGGCTCGGAGTCCCCGTTTCCATCGATACGATGAAGGCGGAGGTCGCCCGTGAGGCCGTCGCCGCAGGGGCGGAGATTGTGAACGACATCAGCGCCATGACCGGCGACCCCGTGATGGCCGCCGTCGTTTCCGATACGGGGGCCGCCGTGATCCTGATGCACATGAGGGGCGTTCCCAGGACCATGCAGTCGGGGCCCATCGTGTATTCGAATTTGATGGCGGAAATCATCGCCTATTTGTCGGATCGGATTGACCACGCCCGGGCGCAGGGTATCGCGATGGACCGCATCATGGTGGATCCGGGCGTGGGTTTCGGGAAGACGGTTCAGGACAACCTTGCCATTGTCAGGCGTTTGTCCGAACTCAAAATTCTGGGCGCTCCCATCCTGGTCGGCGTGTCACGGAAATCGTTCATCGGGGCCGTCACCGGTGTCGAGGCGCCGGCGGAGCGTACGGAGGGGACGGCCGCCGCGCTGACGGCGAGCATCATGGGCGGGGCCCATGTCGTCCGTGTACACGACGTGGCCGAAACCGCCAGAGTCGTCGTCATGACGGACGCGATCATGCGGGGGCGGTTCACGGCATAA
- a CDS encoding ATP-dependent metallopeptidase FtsH/Yme1/Tma family protein: MNPLQKNIALWLVIGLIFVLVYHLFTQPQHAQESVVFSDFINYANRGQVKEVTIQGDHVTGTFTSGKGFKTYSPSDPTLVPLLKEKGVRISAKPSEESPWYVTILISWFPMLLLIGVWIFFMRQMHAGGGKAMAFGKSRARLMTDKTKKVTFKDVAGIDEAKAELEEVIEFLKDPKKFTRLGGRIPKGLLLVGQPGTGKTLLARAIAGEAEVPFLSISGSDFVEMFVGVGASRVRDLFTQGKKNAPCIIFIDEIDAVGRHRGAGLGGGHDEREQTLNQLLVEMDGFESNEGVILVSATNRPDVLDPALLRPGRFDRQVVVPLPDVKGREKIFEVHARKTVLEEDVDASVIARGTPGFSGADIENLVNEAVLYASRYNKDKVSMSDFEFAKDKVLMGAERRSMVITDEEKKNTAYHESGHALVARLLPGSDPIHKVTIIPRGMALGVTQQLPIDERHTYPKKYLLNNISILLGGRAAEELILRDFTTGAGNDIERATNIARKMVCEWGMSDKMGPLSYGKKDEQIFLGREFATHKDYSEETARLIDQEISDIVITCYRIAKKLLEENIETLHRLAATLLEKEVLDTEDLDELIGVDGCAVEG; the protein is encoded by the coding sequence TTGAACCCACTACAAAAAAATATCGCCCTGTGGCTTGTCATCGGATTGATATTCGTCCTGGTTTATCATCTCTTCACCCAGCCGCAGCATGCACAGGAAAGTGTTGTATTCAGTGATTTCATCAATTACGCGAACCGGGGACAGGTCAAGGAGGTCACCATCCAGGGTGATCATGTCACGGGGACCTTCACCTCGGGCAAGGGATTCAAAACCTACAGTCCCAGCGATCCCACCCTGGTCCCCCTGTTGAAGGAAAAGGGGGTCCGCATATCGGCCAAGCCCTCTGAGGAGTCGCCGTGGTACGTAACGATTCTCATCTCGTGGTTCCCCATGCTTCTGCTGATCGGCGTCTGGATATTTTTTATGCGCCAGATGCACGCCGGCGGGGGGAAGGCCATGGCTTTCGGGAAAAGCCGTGCCCGTCTCATGACGGATAAAACGAAGAAAGTCACGTTCAAGGACGTGGCGGGAATCGACGAGGCCAAGGCGGAGCTTGAAGAAGTGATCGAATTTCTGAAGGATCCGAAGAAGTTCACGCGCCTGGGCGGGAGGATACCGAAGGGCCTGCTCCTGGTCGGACAGCCGGGGACGGGCAAAACCCTCCTTGCCCGCGCCATCGCCGGCGAGGCCGAGGTCCCCTTCCTGAGCATCAGCGGTTCGGACTTCGTGGAAATGTTCGTTGGCGTCGGGGCTTCACGGGTGCGGGATCTCTTCACGCAGGGTAAAAAGAATGCCCCCTGCATCATTTTCATCGACGAAATCGACGCCGTCGGCCGGCACCGCGGCGCGGGACTCGGGGGCGGGCACGACGAACGGGAGCAGACCCTGAACCAGCTCCTGGTCGAAATGGACGGCTTTGAGTCCAATGAAGGGGTCATCCTGGTTTCGGCCACCAACAGGCCCGATGTTCTCGACCCGGCGCTCCTGAGGCCGGGACGGTTCGACCGGCAGGTTGTCGTCCCCCTGCCGGACGTCAAGGGGCGTGAGAAAATATTTGAGGTCCATGCAAGGAAAACCGTCCTGGAAGAGGATGTGGATGCCTCCGTTATCGCCAGAGGGACTCCGGGATTTTCCGGAGCCGATATCGAGAACCTGGTGAACGAGGCCGTTTTGTACGCATCTCGGTACAACAAGGACAAGGTCAGCATGAGCGACTTCGAATTTGCCAAGGACAAGGTCCTCATGGGGGCCGAGCGCAGAAGCATGGTCATCACCGATGAGGAGAAGAAGAATACGGCCTACCATGAATCGGGGCACGCCCTCGTTGCCCGTCTCCTCCCTGGAAGCGATCCGATCCACAAGGTCACGATCATTCCCCGGGGAATGGCCCTGGGTGTTACCCAGCAGCTTCCCATTGACGAAAGGCACACGTACCCGAAAAAATACCTCCTGAACAACATCAGCATCCTCCTGGGAGGACGCGCCGCGGAAGAGCTGATCCTTCGTGATTTTACCACCGGCGCGGGGAACGATATCGAACGGGCGACGAACATCGCCAGGAAAATGGTCTGCGAATGGGGAATGAGCGATAAAATGGGTCCCCTGAGTTACGGTAAAAAGGATGAACAGATATTTCTGGGCCGGGAATTCGCGACCCACAAGGATTACAGCGAGGAAACGGCCAGGCTGATCGACCAGGAAATATCGGATATCGTGATCACTTGTTACCGAATCGCAAAAAAACTGCTCGAGGAAAATATCGAGACGCTGCACCGTCTTGCCGCGACGCTTCTGGAAAAGGAAGTCCTCGATACGGAGGACCTCGACGAGCTCATCGGGGTGGACGGATGCGCCGTGGAGGGTTGA
- the tilS gene encoding tRNA lysidine(34) synthetase TilS: MINRVRKYIRRHGMLKRGDRVIVGVSGGADSMALLSVLHRLRDELAVTLVVAHMNHGLRGSESDADGDLVGNTAATLGLPFHERQVDIGNLAKREGLSLEDMARRERYGFFHHLLQDLPADKIALGHQRHDQAETVLMNLIRGAGSRGLRGILPVRENVLIRPFLDVSREEILAYLDGENIPYREDSSNQSRAFLRNRIRLDLMGHMKRYNPRIEARLCDLAETMRLENDFLERETAGALKRLGVSDGGDTALRIGDMRELHGAMQRRVIKAVLERRSQRQNGISRVHVDAVARLLERGRVGQMLSLPFDTEVFRRYDGILFREKTRRRSKKAESGERNGARPPGIVPPFQGAFRYRIDDIPADILIEETGMRMRLTKTGASACDLKSENVVLLDYEKITFPCEIRNIRSGDRFRPLGMGGTKKLGTFFADRKVPREIRKETPLLVDGEKVLCVVGITVSDTAKITPSTKTCLKIEMI; the protein is encoded by the coding sequence ATGATCAACAGGGTTCGAAAGTACATCCGCCGCCACGGGATGCTGAAACGGGGGGACCGGGTCATTGTGGGGGTATCGGGCGGCGCCGACTCCATGGCGCTCCTTTCGGTTCTGCACCGTTTGCGGGATGAACTGGCCGTCACCCTCGTGGTGGCCCATATGAACCACGGCCTGCGGGGGAGCGAGTCCGACGCGGACGGGGACCTGGTGGGAAACACCGCCGCGACCCTGGGTCTGCCGTTCCATGAAAGACAGGTGGATATCGGAAACCTGGCAAAGCGGGAGGGCCTCTCCCTGGAGGATATGGCCAGGCGGGAGCGGTACGGTTTTTTCCATCACCTCCTCCAGGACCTGCCCGCGGATAAAATCGCCCTGGGCCATCAACGGCACGATCAGGCGGAAACGGTTCTGATGAACTTGATCCGGGGGGCGGGGTCGCGGGGTCTCAGGGGCATCCTGCCCGTCAGGGAAAACGTGCTGATCCGGCCGTTCCTCGACGTCAGCCGGGAAGAGATCCTGGCTTATCTTGACGGGGAAAACATCCCCTACCGGGAGGACAGTTCAAATCAGTCCCGTGCATTCCTCAGAAACAGGATCCGTCTCGACCTGATGGGGCACATGAAGCGGTACAACCCCCGGATCGAGGCGCGTCTTTGTGATCTGGCGGAAACGATGCGCCTCGAAAACGACTTCCTGGAGCGGGAAACGGCGGGGGCCCTAAAGCGCCTGGGTGTTTCCGACGGCGGAGATACGGCCCTCAGGATCGGGGATATGCGGGAATTGCACGGGGCCATGCAACGGCGTGTCATCAAGGCGGTCCTGGAGAGGCGGTCGCAAAGACAAAACGGAATCAGCCGGGTTCACGTGGACGCCGTGGCCCGCTTGCTGGAAAGGGGACGGGTCGGGCAAATGCTGTCCCTCCCTTTCGACACGGAGGTCTTTCGTCGGTACGACGGGATCCTCTTCAGGGAGAAAACCCGGCGGCGGTCGAAAAAAGCGGAATCGGGAGAACGCAATGGGGCCCGCCCCCCGGGGATCGTCCCCCCCTTCCAGGGCGCCTTTCGTTATCGAATCGACGACATACCGGCGGACATTCTCATCGAGGAAACGGGTATGCGTATGAGGCTGACGAAAACGGGAGCCTCCGCCTGCGATCTGAAATCGGAAAACGTCGTCCTCCTGGATTACGAAAAAATCACTTTCCCCTGCGAAATCAGGAATATCCGTTCGGGAGACCGTTTCCGGCCCCTCGGCATGGGAGGAACGAAAAAACTCGGGACATTTTTCGCGGACCGAAAGGTGCCCCGGGAAATCAGGAAGGAAACACCCCTGCTGGTGGACGGGGAAAAGGTGCTGTGCGTCGTCGGAATAACGGTCAGCGACACCGCCAAAATCACGCCGTCGACAAAAACCTGTCTGAAAATAGAAATGATTTGA
- a CDS encoding HAD family hydrolase: protein MRTEVDLMIFDFDGTLVQTGEGIVKSVNFTLNKLNLPTIAGEEILTFIGDGVVKLIERATGEEGRAYRERAMEIFSDHYGRHMMDQAELYPGVYDLLRHFAGKRKIILTNKRYGFTKRMVEALALDGFFEEIIGADSTPFIKPDPELMQAVLSRYPVARNRVVMIGDGVNDLLLAKESGIIGCAFLNGLGDREELLALGPDITFEDFGELKERLA, encoded by the coding sequence ATGCGGACGGAAGTCGATCTGATGATTTTTGATTTTGACGGGACCCTGGTGCAAACGGGAGAGGGTATTGTCAAATCGGTGAATTTCACCCTGAACAAACTGAATCTGCCCACCATCGCCGGGGAGGAGATTCTCACCTTCATCGGGGACGGTGTGGTGAAGCTCATCGAACGGGCCACGGGAGAAGAGGGCAGGGCGTACCGCGAACGGGCGATGGAGATTTTTTCGGACCATTACGGCCGGCACATGATGGATCAGGCGGAACTGTATCCCGGGGTTTACGACCTCCTGCGGCACTTTGCGGGGAAAAGGAAGATCATCCTGACGAACAAGAGATACGGCTTTACAAAGAGAATGGTCGAGGCCCTGGCCCTGGACGGATTTTTCGAGGAAATCATCGGCGCCGACAGCACCCCGTTTATCAAACCCGATCCGGAACTGATGCAGGCGGTCCTGTCCCGGTATCCCGTCGCGAGGAACCGGGTCGTCATGATCGGTGACGGGGTCAACGATCTCCTTCTGGCGAAGGAATCCGGGATCATCGGTTGCGCTTTTCTGAACGGCCTGGGGGATCGGGAGGAACTGCTGGCCCTGGGGCCGGACATTACCTTCGAGGATTTCGGGGAACTCAAGGAGAGGCTGGCCTAG
- a CDS encoding DUF2520 domain-containing protein: protein METFIIIGLGKVGTSIGYLLKKAGFTIVAAVDASDEALARHISRTGGRTFRHPADLDVTADCYLITTGDDQIEPVCRTLSDRIEPGAIVIHMSGAGSLALLDPARRAGAKTACIHPLQTFSDVESAIEALPGTVYGITCDPGLQSWAERLVAALGGIPFFIDHGDRPLYHAAACVVSNYLVTLIYMAERIYGRLGLDEQEARQAFWPLLRGTMQNIREKGSVPSLTGPIARGDAGTLEKHLLALGAAMPDMLPPYRELGKITADMALKKGGISSVESENIRTLLSKGA from the coding sequence ATGGAAACATTCATCATCATCGGTCTTGGAAAAGTCGGCACATCCATCGGATATCTCCTGAAAAAAGCGGGGTTTACCATCGTCGCGGCGGTCGATGCATCGGATGAGGCCCTGGCCCGCCATATTTCCCGGACGGGCGGCAGAACGTTCCGCCACCCGGCCGACCTAGACGTCACCGCCGACTGCTACCTCATCACGACCGGTGACGACCAGATCGAACCCGTCTGCCGGACCCTGTCGGACCGCATCGAACCGGGGGCCATCGTCATCCACATGAGCGGCGCCGGTTCCCTCGCCCTTCTGGATCCGGCCCGAAGAGCCGGCGCGAAAACGGCCTGCATCCACCCCCTCCAGACCTTTTCGGATGTGGAATCCGCCATCGAGGCCCTGCCTGGAACCGTTTACGGCATCACCTGCGATCCCGGTTTACAAAGTTGGGCCGAACGTCTGGTCGCGGCCCTCGGGGGTATCCCCTTTTTCATCGACCACGGAGACCGCCCCCTTTATCATGCCGCCGCCTGCGTGGTCTCGAACTACCTCGTCACGCTCATTTACATGGCGGAACGAATCTACGGCAGGCTCGGTCTGGACGAGCAGGAGGCCAGGCAGGCTTTCTGGCCCCTTTTGCGGGGGACCATGCAAAACATCCGGGAAAAGGGCAGCGTGCCCTCCCTGACGGGCCCCATCGCCCGCGGCGATGCGGGAACCCTCGAAAAGCATCTTCTGGCTCTGGGGGCCGCCATGCCCGACATGCTTCCCCCTTACCGGGAACTGGGAAAAATCACAGCCGACATGGCGTTGAAGAAGGGGGGCATATCCTCCGTCGAATCGGAAAACATCAGGACGTTGCTATCGAAAGGAGCATGA